GCCAGAACGGCAACGGCTACGACGCCGGCTTCGTCGCAAGCTTCTGGGAGGGGGTGTGGGCCTACCAGCGCGACCGCAGCACCGCCAACGAGGCCGCGGTCCGGCAGTTCCTCACCCTGGAGGCCACCCGGTGGCAATATCTGACCGGCGTGGCAGATCAGACGCTGGTGGACCCTGACTGTTGGCAACACGACTACACGCTGCTGGCACGTCCCGGTAACGACGTGGTGCAGTTGAAGCTCTTCCGCGACTACGCGACGAACCCGCCCCTCTACCCGCGTCTGCACGAGTACTTCCGCGCCAGTGGCGTTCCACTGCTGGCCGTCTGGGGACGGGGTGACGAGATATTCGGCCCGGCCGGCGCGACGGCTTTCGCCGACGATCTGCCCGACGCCGAGATCCACCTGCTCGACGGCGGGCACTTCCTGCTGGAGTCGGCGTTCGACGAGACCACCCAGTTGATTCGCGCATTTTTGGCCCGGCGACTGGTAGCCACCTGACCAAGTGGGGCGGCTCCGGGCTGTATATCCCATGATCGAAGATCTGCCGGCGTTAGCCTGGCGCCGTGGATCTGGACGCCGAACAGCGGTTGACCGCGAAGGGGCGCGCCACTCGCGAGCGAATAGTGCTGACCGCGGGCGAGTTGATCGTGGCCGAAGGCCTGGTTGCGTTCAATATGGACAACGTGCGCAAGGCCGCCGCGGTGAGCGGTTCGCAGCTGGCGCACTATTTCACCGACAAGCGCGCGCTGCTGCACGCCGTCATCGACCGCCAGATCGAGGTGGTCCTCGACTTCCACCGCCAGCCAAAACTCGGACAACTGGACACCTTCGACGACTTCGAGCGATGGATCGACCTCAACATGCGTTACCTCCGACGCATCGAGTACACCGGCACTCCGACTTACCATGCTCTCGCAGCGCAACTCGCCAAGTCCGACGACGCTACCCGGGGGAGCCTGGCGACAGGCTATTGGCGGTGGATCGACCTGATCGAACAAGCCATCGGCCGAATGAAGGATGCCAAAGCCCTGACTGCCCGGGCCGAGCCGCGGGCGCTGGCTATGGCCGTGGTCAGTGCCCATCAGGGTGGCGCTACCCTTGCCTTTACCTATCGAGCGGAATGGCCGCACGCGGACGCGACCCGATTTGCGGTCAACTGGCTGCGCGCATTCGCCACCGATCCCGCCGAACGGACTCCCCGCCCACCGCGGGAACCTCGCGCACCACAAGAATCCGCGCGATCCGAGGGCGACGACACCGGCTCACGGCTGA
The nucleotide sequence above comes from Mycobacterium vicinigordonae. Encoded proteins:
- a CDS encoding alpha/beta fold hydrolase, with the translated sequence MPSVHHRYITVEGHQLFYREAGTPDRPTVVLLHGFPTSSHMFRHLVPALADSYHVIAPDHLGFGLSDAPPVEAFDYTFDALTNLTAGLLRALGINQYAMYVQDYGAPIGWRLALRDPNAVTAIVSQNGNGYDAGFVASFWEGVWAYQRDRSTANEAAVRQFLTLEATRWQYLTGVADQTLVDPDCWQHDYTLLARPGNDVVQLKLFRDYATNPPLYPRLHEYFRASGVPLLAVWGRGDEIFGPAGATAFADDLPDAEIHLLDGGHFLLESAFDETTQLIRAFLARRLVAT
- a CDS encoding TetR/AcrR family transcriptional regulator, coding for MDLDAEQRLTAKGRATRERIVLTAGELIVAEGLVAFNMDNVRKAAAVSGSQLAHYFTDKRALLHAVIDRQIEVVLDFHRQPKLGQLDTFDDFERWIDLNMRYLRRIEYTGTPTYHALAAQLAKSDDATRGSLATGYWRWIDLIEQAIGRMKDAKALTARAEPRALAMAVVSAHQGGATLAFTYRAEWPHADATRFAVNWLRAFATDPAERTPRPPREPRAPQESARSEGDDTGSRLTRKGLATRARIVAAAADLMFERGVANASIEDVRSSAGVSGSQITHYFRDKRALTRQVIATRRNDVRTFHTRQQFGTLDSLDAVAAWADACLNDVDTVYRRGGCVYGSLAGELIDADDEIHRDLSAGYDEWIELFRTGLVAMRRRGELRADADPRHLAVSLVAAHQGGAMVTHATGDAGPIAATLRAAVGYVRSFAAID